One genomic window of Trichomycterus rosablanca isolate fTriRos1 chromosome 1, fTriRos1.hap1, whole genome shotgun sequence includes the following:
- the slc41a2a gene encoding solute carrier family 41 member 2 isoform X2: protein MTLASRLSTAVNVGKINSSREKWNLIVGNLALKQVQATVLGFLAALAASVFGWVLDKKLTMNHTVMLCCSSVVTAFMASLLQGIIMVGVIVGSKRTGINPDNIAAPIAASFGDLITLGLLAVISQGFFKYNESQPLVIYTVCISFLCLTPVWVVISFRHSESRKLLYCGWEPVITAMVISSMGGLILKKTMTNSNLTGLVIYSPVINGVGGNLAAIQSSRITTYLHYHCSLGELTEKANGCFCPFHIFFSKGYNSKTAQVLLLLAIPGHVVFLYIIYLMQGDNTSPTAVFITLYLLAAFTQVFLLLCIADWMVRCLWHYGRDPDSFSIPYLTAIGDLLGTSLLALCFYLLWFISNKDTHLGNTARVTRYYWYLKCPATSRKRQSVAVTAIFDHSLVF, encoded by the exons ATGACACTGGCATCAAGACTCTCCACAGCG GTTAATGTTGGCAAAATAAACTCCTCAAGAGAGAAGTGGAACCTAATTGTTGGAAACCTTGCCCTTAAGCAG GTTCAGGCCACAGTACTAGGTTTTCTTGCTGCTTTGGCTGCTTCTGTTTTTGGATGGGTTCTGGATAAGAAACTTACCATGAACCACACAGTAATGTTATGCTGCAGTAGTGTTGTGACAGCATTTATGGCATCTTTGTTGCAAG GTATCATTATGGTGGGTGTGATTGTTGGATCAAAGAGGACAGGCATTAACCCAGATAACATAGCAGCACCAATCGCAGCCAGTTTTGGTGATCTTATTACTCTGGGCCTGCTTGCTGTCATCAGTCAAGGGTTCTTCAAATACAACG AGAGCCAGCCACTGGTTATCTACACAGTGTGTATTTCTTTTCTGTGTCTAACACCAGTCTGGGTGGTAATTTCATTTCGTCACTCAGAGAGCCGTAAACTCCTGTATTGTGGTTGGGAACCTGTAATCACAGCCATGGTTATTAGCAG CATGGGTGGACTTATTTTGAAGAAAACCATGACTAATTCAAATCTAACGGGACTAGTGATTTATTCACCTGTTATAAACG GTGTTGGTGGTAACCTGGCTGCtatccaatctagtcgtataaCCACATACCTTCATTATCACTGTTCTCTGGGAGAACTGACTGAGAAGGCCAATGGCTGTTTCTGTCcatttcatatattttttagtAAAG GGTACAACAGCAAAACGGCACAGGTTTTGCTTCTACTAGCCATTCCAGGCCATGTGGTTTTTCtctacatcatttatttaatgcaaGGTGACAACACCAGCCCAACAGCAGTCTTTATTACCCTCTACTTATTAGCAGCTTTCACACAG GTTTTTCTACTGCTGTGCATAGCTGACTGGATGGTTCGTTGTTTGTGGCATTATGGCCGAGACCCAGATAGCTTTTCTATCCCATATTTGACAGCGATAGGGGATCTACTTGGAACCAGCCTGTTAGCCCTCTGTTTTTACTTGCTCTGGTTTATCAGTAACAAGGACACACATTTAGGAAA CACTGCACGAGTTACACGGTACTACTGGTATTTGAAATGCCCTGCAACATCACGAAAACGCCAGAGCGTCGCAGTGACAGcaatttttgaccattccttGGTTTTCTAA
- the slc41a2a gene encoding solute carrier family 41 member 2 isoform X1, with product MPNESACSMVLQILVPFFLAGFGTVMAGMLLDTVQHWDVFQTVSEIFILVPALLGLKGNLEMTLASRLSTAVNVGKINSSREKWNLIVGNLALKQVQATVLGFLAALAASVFGWVLDKKLTMNHTVMLCCSSVVTAFMASLLQGIIMVGVIVGSKRTGINPDNIAAPIAASFGDLITLGLLAVISQGFFKYNESQPLVIYTVCISFLCLTPVWVVISFRHSESRKLLYCGWEPVITAMVISSMGGLILKKTMTNSNLTGLVIYSPVINGVGGNLAAIQSSRITTYLHYHCSLGELTEKANGCFCPFHIFFSKGYNSKTAQVLLLLAIPGHVVFLYIIYLMQGDNTSPTAVFITLYLLAAFTQVFLLLCIADWMVRCLWHYGRDPDSFSIPYLTAIGDLLGTSLLALCFYLLWFISNKDTHLGNTARVTRYYWYLKCPATSRKRQSVAVTAIFDHSLVF from the exons ATGCCAAATGAATCTGCTTGCAGTATGGTACTTCAAATACTGGTTCCATTTTTTCTGGCAGGATTTGGAACAGTGATGGCTGGCATGCTGTTGGACACTGTGCAG CACTGGGATGTGTTTCAAACAGTATCCGAGATCTTTATTCTGGTGCCGGCATTACTTGGACTAAAAGGGAACCTCGAAATGACACTGGCATCAAGACTCTCCACAGCG GTTAATGTTGGCAAAATAAACTCCTCAAGAGAGAAGTGGAACCTAATTGTTGGAAACCTTGCCCTTAAGCAG GTTCAGGCCACAGTACTAGGTTTTCTTGCTGCTTTGGCTGCTTCTGTTTTTGGATGGGTTCTGGATAAGAAACTTACCATGAACCACACAGTAATGTTATGCTGCAGTAGTGTTGTGACAGCATTTATGGCATCTTTGTTGCAAG GTATCATTATGGTGGGTGTGATTGTTGGATCAAAGAGGACAGGCATTAACCCAGATAACATAGCAGCACCAATCGCAGCCAGTTTTGGTGATCTTATTACTCTGGGCCTGCTTGCTGTCATCAGTCAAGGGTTCTTCAAATACAACG AGAGCCAGCCACTGGTTATCTACACAGTGTGTATTTCTTTTCTGTGTCTAACACCAGTCTGGGTGGTAATTTCATTTCGTCACTCAGAGAGCCGTAAACTCCTGTATTGTGGTTGGGAACCTGTAATCACAGCCATGGTTATTAGCAG CATGGGTGGACTTATTTTGAAGAAAACCATGACTAATTCAAATCTAACGGGACTAGTGATTTATTCACCTGTTATAAACG GTGTTGGTGGTAACCTGGCTGCtatccaatctagtcgtataaCCACATACCTTCATTATCACTGTTCTCTGGGAGAACTGACTGAGAAGGCCAATGGCTGTTTCTGTCcatttcatatattttttagtAAAG GGTACAACAGCAAAACGGCACAGGTTTTGCTTCTACTAGCCATTCCAGGCCATGTGGTTTTTCtctacatcatttatttaatgcaaGGTGACAACACCAGCCCAACAGCAGTCTTTATTACCCTCTACTTATTAGCAGCTTTCACACAG GTTTTTCTACTGCTGTGCATAGCTGACTGGATGGTTCGTTGTTTGTGGCATTATGGCCGAGACCCAGATAGCTTTTCTATCCCATATTTGACAGCGATAGGGGATCTACTTGGAACCAGCCTGTTAGCCCTCTGTTTTTACTTGCTCTGGTTTATCAGTAACAAGGACACACATTTAGGAAA CACTGCACGAGTTACACGGTACTACTGGTATTTGAAATGCCCTGCAACATCACGAAAACGCCAGAGCGTCGCAGTGACAGcaatttttgaccattccttGGTTTTCTAA